A region of Necator americanus strain Aroian chromosome I, whole genome shotgun sequence DNA encodes the following proteins:
- a CDS encoding hypothetical protein (NECATOR_CHRI.G2390.T1) — MTEFSMLELDEIDMKKMRFQQDGATCRGPVKQSDYCMIGFLVANSLVSVIDDLETAYVPAKPWRSFADVVFRTLPYPVCILCFGKKNIQLEKLSCLSRVGSFLR, encoded by the coding sequence ATGACCGAGTTCTCAATGCTTGAATTGGATGAAATTGACATGAAGAAGATGCGGTTTCAGCAAGATGGCGCGACATGTCGTGGACCCGTGAAACAATCCGATTACTGCATGATAGGTTTCCTGGTAGCGAATTCTCTCGTTTCGGTGATCGACGACCTAGAGACAGCTTATGTGCCAGCAAAACCGTGGAGATCATTTGCCGATGTGGTATTCCGTACATTACCCTATCCTGTATGTATTTTATGTTTCGGCAAAAAGAACATACAACTGGAAAAACTGTCGTGCCTCTCTCGAGTTGGAAGCTTTCTTCGTTAA
- a CDS encoding hypothetical protein (NECATOR_CHRI.G2389.T1), which translates to MYSPVVRRSVRRLPQTPTGSPAIGHRRVQEVLSADPLSSGLLSPDMRQPLRSQSFKHRPRPLIEVKRTALEDVPNERRRSTPTITRRSSFVHRRVQEPRTDVWPEAKHASEVEEKFLRLPAADEYKRVRQFKIDEKGAVVSRGDSFRRKKSEVTIKSDKSPSPYPISGSDSARESRSESVSSSEESRREAATATTNDPSTSHRTYKIYVVGDTGTGKSSLIGQLITSEYKNAFADEIQDYENTVSISIGGQELDLIFFESDMADATWLTDEVDAFVVVYSIDSRRSWKQATMAIEMIRDSEKCRNLPIVVAGNKADLERKRTVTKNEVRTASAHFGFEPLEISVALDHDVDDLLVSLVAELKDAYAPDTSSIERKEKKPSPRIEDDFHAAIRRYSQRKKKALPEDVNTEAVRPGLLSAAAEHGGVS; encoded by the exons TAGCGGCTTACTCTCTCCGGATATGCGACAGCCACTGAGATCACAATCATTCAAACATCGTCCTCGTCCATTGATCGAAGTGAAGAGAACGGCTTTAGAAGATGTTCCGAACGAGAGACGTCGTAGTACGCCGACGATCACACGACGAAGCAGTTTCGTGCACAG GCGCGTCCAGGAGCCTCGCACAGACGTTTGGCCCGAAGCCAAGCATGCCAGTGAGGTAGAGGAGAAATTCTTAAGGTTACCGGCTGCGGATGAGTATAAAAG AGTTCGCCAATTCAAAATCGACGAAAAAGGAGCGGTCGTCTCCCGAGGCGATTCTttcaggaggaaaaaaagtgaagtaacTATTAAAA GTGACAAGTCGCCATCGCCTTATCCTATATCTGGATCAGATTCAGCTCGGGAATCCCGAAGCGAAAGTGTTTCATCTAGTGAGGAGTCAAGACGAGAGGCAGCCACTGCAACTACGAACGATCCATCAACCAGCCATAGGACGTACAAG ATCTACGTGGTTGGTGACACGGGCACGGGGAAATCGTCGTTAATCGGTCAGCTAATCACTTCGGAATACAAAAATGCGTTTGCTGATGAAATCC AGGACTACGAAAACACCGTGTCTATTAGCATTGGAGGACAGGAATtggatttgattttcttcgaaagCGACATG GCTGATGCAACCTGGCTAACCGATGAAGTTGACGCTTTTGTGGTCGTGTACAGTATTGACTCGAGGAGGAGTTGGAAGCAGGCCACAATGGCTATTGAG ATGATTAGGGACTCAGAAAAATGCCGAAATCTACCTATAGTTGTTGCGGGGAACAAAGCAGATTTGGAGCGAAAACGGACGGTCACTAAAAACG aagttcGAACAGCATCTGCTCATTTCGGCTTCGAGCCCTTAGAAATTTCCGTCGCTTTGGATCACGATGTCGACGATCTTCTTGTAAGTTTGGTCGCTGAGCTAAAAGATGCCTATGCGCCAGATACATCAAGTATtgagagaaaggaaaagaag CCCTCACCTCGTATCGAAGACGATTTTCATGCGGCAATTCGTCGTTATtcgcaaagaaagaagaaagcgttgcCAGAAGATGTCAATACcg AAGCGGTTCGTCCTGGGTTGCTGTCCGCAGCTGCAGAACACGGTGGTGTCTCGTAA
- a CDS encoding hypothetical protein (NECATOR_CHRI.G2391.T1): protein MELGTAPGPDFISANFLRVGSHPLHAIFGAHDVLPSGEKDLRPVEDLANRSYPYGEDLRNYRPIYLLSVFYKVFTKIILTRISRTLNKVQPQEQTRFRRGLSCLDHIQTVSRVVGVCWEYRLSLVLAFVDYEKAFDSVETNAILSAFFDQGVDVSYVRTLANCYSMQH from the coding sequence ATGGAActtggcacagcccccggacctgattttatatcagcaaaCTTTCTTCGGGTTGGtagccatccacttcatgcaATCTTCGGCGCACATGACGTCCTACCTTCAGGAGAAAAGGATctcagaccagtggaagacctcgcgaaccgttcttatccatacgGGGAGGatcttcggaactaccgtccgatatatTTGTTGAGTGTGTTttacaaagtattcactaagatcattctcacgcgcatatctaggacacTGAATAAAgtccagcctcaagaacaaactAGATTCCGTCGGGGGTTAAGCTgtttggaccacatccagaccgtgtcgagggtcgtAGGGGTTTGCTGGGAATACCGCTTGTCCCTTGTTCTagccttcgtcgactatgagaaagcctttgacagcgtagaaacgaatgcaatactgtcagcgtttttcgatcaaggtgtggacgtctcgtatgtgaggacattagccaattgctactcGATGCAACACTAA